A region from the Acanthopagrus latus isolate v.2019 chromosome 8, fAcaLat1.1, whole genome shotgun sequence genome encodes:
- the c8h11orf49 gene encoding UPF0705 protein C11orf49 homolog: MLMSTLPAEKTSRMNRFNSTVPVEEYLADSNVLFYLSDAVTQLLEHKEEYTQFGVIRYFAEYFSSVKNSNHVLFREYNYIKATPHNRASFIRVFWRCYRQIGKSGDLLSMLEYRSLLQLLCPDFPAETVQSAARIVLMDDAIDCLMSFSDFLYAFQLQFYYQEFLDSVLVIYQDLLSGKSPNTVIVPTSTSIEQLPSVAADENDKEEQQQDGVEPSTLAQCIDALCDRFKHSHPPRSSIREVLGQTDKVSYYDFLIGLVKHETINQTVGALPSKAELLIDPEMDQELDKLIAQISVSPGSNSSGSAVGGLKEVQRKASPRRNIHHRRKMEVESDGSTEETDSSEN, translated from the exons ATGTTAATGTCCACCTTACCGGCCGAAAAGACCAGCAGGATGAACCGTTTTAACTCCACCGTCCCCGTTGAAGAATACCTTG CGGACAGTAATGTCTTATTTTACCTGAGTGATGCAGTGACCCAGCTCCTGGAGCATAAGGAGGAATACACCCAGTTTGGGGTGATCCGCTACTTTGCTGAATA tttcAGCAGTGTGAAGAACAGTAACCACGTTCTCTTCAGGGAGTATAACTATATCAAGGCCACTCCTCATAACCGAGCCTCCTTCATCAGAGTCTTCTGGAGGTGCTACAGACAGATCGGCAAGAGTGGGG ACTTATTGTCCATGCTGGAGTACAGGTCTCTGCTGCAGTTACTGTGTCCAGACTTCCCAGCAGAAACAGTACAGAGTGCAGCCAG AATTGTTCTGATGGACGACGCCATAGATTGTTTGATGTCCTTCTCTGACTTCCTTTATGCGTTCCAGCTGCAGTTTTATTACCAAG AGTTTCTGGACAGTGTGCTGGTGATCTACCAGGATCTGTTATCCGGGAAGAGTCCCAACACTGTCATCGTCCCCACGTCCACCTCCATTGAGCAGCTTCCCTCAGTGGCTGCAGATGAGAATGacaaggaggagcagcagcaggatggggTGGAACCATCCACACTGGCTCAGTGTATCGACGCCCTCTGTGACAGGTTCAAACACAG tcATCCTCCCAGGTCCAGCATAAGGGAAGTACTGGGACAGACTGACAAAGTGTCTTACTACGACTTCCTAATCGGACTGGTTAAACACGAGACCATCAACCAAACTGTTG gggCATTACCAAGCAAGGCAGAGTTGCTCATTGACCCAGAGATGGACCAGGAACTGGATAAact AATTGCCCAGATCTCAGTGAGTCCTGGCAGCAACAGCAGTGGCAGCGCTGTTGGGGGGCTGAAGGAGGTGCAGAGGAAGGCCTCTCCCAGGAGGAACATCCACCACAGGAGGAAAATGGAGGTGGAAAGTGATGGCTCCACAGAAGAGACGGACTCCTCTGAAAACTGA